One region of Myxococcus fulvus genomic DNA includes:
- a CDS encoding ABC-three component system middle component 6, which yields MIVDFESSPERSLYYLGARIMRELQEAPTGRVELSWLLTRLNSKHGSENSIPLEYCILAADWLFLLGVVSVSPEGDIEKCF from the coding sequence ATGATTGTCGACTTCGAGTCCTCGCCCGAGCGCAGCCTCTATTACCTTGGCGCTCGCATAATGCGCGAATTGCAAGAGGCACCAACCGGGCGCGTCGAATTGAGCTGGCTATTGACGCGACTCAATTCAAAGCACGGCTCGGAAAACTCGATTCCTCTTGAATATTGCATCCTCGCAGCAGACTGGCTTTTTCTCCTTGGTGTCGTGTCCGTCAGCCCTGAGGGGGATATTGAAAAATGTTTCTAA